The Cydia amplana chromosome 20, ilCydAmpl1.1, whole genome shotgun sequence nucleotide sequence tttgaaatagagctcGGATACTACAGTTCCAAAAGGCGTAATCGTTGCCAAAAAGGCTTCTGTTGATTAccgaattttaaaatattttgaaataagtctggtatcttttttattattttgataccttaTCGTGAACTTGTTTTATGAGCAAATAATTTATGAGGCAGTGCTTTGAAATATGCCCGTCGGCCTTTCTACCTTGCGGTTAAACTATGGACGACACACAACGCAAACTATATAACGATATGCACCTTTCACAACCTGCACtatttacgatttgcacattatgGGACCTGCACTtcttacgatttgcacattatgCGACCTGCACTtcttacgatttgcacattttgcgacctgcACTGTTTACgacttgcacattttgcgacctgcTCGTTTTACGGTCTACACGTTTTACTACCTGCACCTTCTGCGATTTGCACTAGTGCTCATTTTGCGACTTGTACATTATGCTATGTATCCGCTTGGCCTACTGGTAGACTTTCAGAGTTGTTAGCTAAATGAGTCTTGGatttaaaaacacaataaagaataaattGTTCAACAGTGTGATAAtgtaattgtaaatttaaactaagtatctacatatatgtatattatagttTTCCTTAATCCATATGCTAATGCATGCATAGCTGAAATATAtaggggccattttatttaaagatgtaccttttttaaaatttgtgaatttctatgttatttctcctcagaatcacaagctctttctatcctaataggagaaaaaaagtgtcccaagatttttatttccattccgttaccatttttcatagactttgtatggggGTCACGGAAAGTAAAGATCAaaaaatttatgaaaattttgggacattttttctcctattaggatgaAATGTTGGCtacagtagaaataacataaaaaatcccacatttgaaataaaagtgtaggtgacaactttaaataaaatgacccCTAGGTCTAACTTTGATATTAATGGAAGGTATTTGTTCAGACAATTGACCTATTATGCTGAACTATTTTAGTATGATGTAAAACCCAATATTAGAATGTGAGTATGGTTAATTTGAATTTCTATTGATATAATTAATGGATAATGGACATAAGTTTAAAATGTCAACATGATAATCATGGCAATACAATGTAGGGCAGGTAAACATATGTTCATATTTAAAATAGTCTGTATAGAGCAAAAAATACAGGAGACATGCAATGCGTAGTTTCAGCACGAGAAGCGCATGAGCgcatataagtacaataatatGCACCTAGTGCATTTATGCATGCCCTGAACAAATGGATTAGTCCTTGAATTGGGTACTAAGTGGAAACGTCAGATTCTAGGTTATAAACACAAGCAAAATATAGGCCAGGCGGCAGCGTCCGACTTCCAACTGGTTATCAGGACAAAACTAGTGTTAAATATAGACCTTTTGTCTAAACAAGCATTCATTAATGTATGCgagaaatatgtaataataaaatactaatttatttatCGGTGCTTACTCCTAAAAATACCACGATTTTAGCATATCTTATCGATTCTGAAGCGcaatttgataaaataaaaaatattgaaatggtAAATTTACAAAACGTTtcaattattgtaataaaattatgataTGACAACAAAACGAATACATACATGCTTGTTTTGCGTCTCTTTCAAACGTATGATCAGCTCACGGAGCAGAAAGAGATATAAAACACAATATAGTTACGCAAAACCATAGAACATCAAAGAGAGAAAAGTTACATACCTCTTCAACATTTCTGCGCGGGATATGAAAGAAACTCAACAATAATTTTAGTTTCACTTGTGTTTGCAAATCTGGAAAACAATCCTTAATATTCTTTAACACTTCAGCATTTAATTGTGTACAAATTGAACCAGTTGTCCAGGAATCGTTCGATGTTCCGAGTTTATTATGGAGCCACAGGGAAGTGTCACTATCCCGCACGTTCGCCATCTTGCAACTGAGATAGTGACGTACCACTGTTGACGCATCTGCATTCAGCCATGTGctatttgacatgtaaaataatcGATATTATTTTATCGTCAAACGGTGCAACTTGTAGCGGAATGAGATAGAAATATCGCATGCACCCTCTAACGTATAACTTGGATTAGTTCGGCCATCATTAGCCTAATATGTGCATCAGGCGTTATGCATATTCTACAATATTTGTCAATTTAATTGTTGCAATAATTGACAATTAACGATTTTTTTATAACGTGGATAACGCCATCCGTCATACGCCTGCTGAAAAACCTTAAGTGAACGAACACTGCCCATCGTTTCGCCACTCTAgacttttattttaagataatttATGACTTTTTTTACTGGTTTCCTAATGAAacgtgcaataaagaatatgatTCTACATCaaaatttactttttaaaattaattatataaattataataatgttaggTTGAAGTAAATAAGTACAACTTTtcaatttcttttttatttatactaatTTCATAAATTTCTCGATATGTTTTTACCAAAGTCGACATTTGCGCATCACTAGTAATTGTCTATGGAAATTAAACACGTTTCGCGGCTATTCGCGCCAAAACGACGAGGTTCGAGTAACGCGTTTTGTCGATGGTTATTGAGAACGCACGAAACATTATGCGTCATAGTGACGTTTTATGCAATGACTGAAATAGTGTCGCGCCATATTTAAACAGAATCGATTTTGCTAAGagattttattgatttaataattttataattataaaataatagaacGGTATTCATCAATAATGTCGGACATATCTAGTAGTACTATATTACCTAATAACATTTACGAGGAAGAATTAAATGATGAAACCACTGTAGATATGTCGTACAAAAACTTGAACACCATACCAAATATTAATGCGAAGTCTGTATGCGTGagtattgtaatacatataatattctagcctttaaaagaaaaaactgcATGTTTTACTGTATTCGTTCTTATTCCAGATGCTTTACCTACAAAACAACAACATTTCAACACTTCCTGATGATTTCTTTCCATCTCTACCGAGTCTTATGTGGCTGGACATGAGAAATAATAAACTTACTGAAATTCCTAAAACTATCCAGGAGCATCCTTGCCTATCGCACTTTTTACTTCAAAATAATTGCTTAACTTCATTACCGAACGAATTAGGAACGGTAGTTAACTTAAAATTACTGCAATTGAACGGAAATCCGCTTACATACCCGCCTGAAGAAATATTACAAGCCGGAACTTCAAAAATATTGTCTTATTTACACAATAAGTATATGGACGCCATATTAACTCATTCCCAGTCAGAATCGTCCGAAGACACCGCTAGCACAAGCGATGTTTACCCTGAAAGTGTTTTTAGCCAAAAAGTTCGTAGTTACAATTCGGTCATTGATCAAGCCCAGTTAGTAAAAAGTAAAACTCTGTCTGTGAAATTCAACGACAAGGAGGATGCTTCGGAAACGGAAAAGTACTATTCGAAATTTAAAGGGAATAAATGCCCAAGGTTGGCGGAAAGTCGTATCAGTTTCCCGCCAAAACAGAGCGCCAAGTATCTTCGGCCGTTGTACGCGCCAAGTAAGCGGGAACAAGATGCCAAGATGAAGAGGAGTTATTTGAAAGAGGTGGCGCTGAAGAAACATAAGGATTTTCTAGCGACCAGTGACAAGATTTTACAAGAAAGAAAGTAATGTCTTATTATTGCATGTCTATTTTTTACATGGACCCACTGCGGCGCACAGCCACgctgtgtttttttaaatgttaggtACTAATGATATATGATCTTATCGTTCTTATCTTTATACGTGGCTCATGCACGGTACGCGCCGCAGTGCATTTAGTCAAAGAGAATTTCCCTTGTCTCTGGTAATGCTTAAACTTAATATAACAGTTGTTCATTAATTAGCCACAAATTTAGGTGGTTATCACATTGAATGCGTATGCGCATCCGCACGCCGCTACGGTGTGCGAGCGATACATGGTTGCGCGTCTCGCTTACACACGGTAGCGGCGTGCGGAACCGCATACATACGATAACCGAGTTATATCATTACATCATTCCAGTACATAAGTTAGTCAGATAATG carries:
- the LOC134657385 gene encoding leucine-rich repeat-containing protein 27-like isoform X1, giving the protein MSDISSSTILPNNIYEEELNDETTVDMSYKNLNTIPNINAKSVCMLYLQNNNISTLPDDFFPSLPSLMWLDMRNNKLTEIPKTIQEHPCLSHFLLQNNCLTSLPNELGTVVNLKLLQLNGNPLTYPPEEILQAGTSKILSYLHNKYMDAILTHSQSESSEDTASTSDVYPESVFSQKVRSYNSVIDQAQLVKSKTLSVKFNDKEDASETEKYYSKFKGNKCPRLAESRISFPPKQSAKYLRPLYAPSKREQDAKMKRSYLKEVALKKHKDFLATSDKILQERKNAELLRQWQRNYRDCKQLVKVTHNPSYPYDVSPEYMTLLSREDIEKDLPDKYRKKIVRRSRPTIPRKGTSDVHLALRIKQLFDNLESIDLNGGSMTPRTEQKVLLNEIQKITEIKQKLMELSGANGRSVEAN
- the LOC134657385 gene encoding leucine-rich repeat-containing protein 27-like isoform X2, coding for MLYLQNNNISTLPDDFFPSLPSLMWLDMRNNKLTEIPKTIQEHPCLSHFLLQNNCLTSLPNELGTVVNLKLLQLNGNPLTYPPEEILQAGTSKILSYLHNKYMDAILTHSQSESSEDTASTSDVYPESVFSQKVRSYNSVIDQAQLVKSKTLSVKFNDKEDASETEKYYSKFKGNKCPRLAESRISFPPKQSAKYLRPLYAPSKREQDAKMKRSYLKEVALKKHKDFLATSDKILQERKNAELLRQWQRNYRDCKQLVKVTHNPSYPYDVSPEYMTLLSREDIEKDLPDKYRKKIVRRSRPTIPRKGTSDVHLALRIKQLFDNLESIDLNGGSMTPRTEQKVLLNEIQKITEIKQKLMELSGANGRSVEAN